One window from the genome of Streptococcus salivarius encodes:
- a CDS encoding response regulator transcription factor — protein MKILVIEDEVDLNRSIVKLLKTQKYSVDSAYDGQEALDYIKVSQYDVIISDIMMPKLDGLGVLSYLRNHHIKTPILLLTAKDTLEDKVTGLDAGADDYLVKPFEFDELLARIRVMLRRDNRENLTSSVVFGDYCLDFVKKTLTQNGQLIDLTSKEFELLECLVRHPNIVLSREQIREHIWDFDYVGESNIIDVLVKNIRKKLGNPSIIQTKRGMGYVFKNEESD, from the coding sequence ATGAAAATATTAGTAATTGAAGATGAAGTTGACTTGAACCGAAGCATAGTGAAATTATTAAAGACACAAAAATACAGTGTTGATTCGGCTTATGATGGTCAAGAGGCATTGGATTACATCAAAGTTTCACAGTATGATGTGATTATTTCAGATATTATGATGCCTAAATTAGATGGTTTGGGGGTATTGTCCTACTTGAGAAATCATCATATTAAGACACCGATTTTGTTGTTAACGGCAAAAGATACACTAGAAGACAAGGTGACGGGTTTGGATGCTGGTGCAGATGACTATCTCGTAAAACCTTTTGAATTCGATGAATTGTTAGCTAGAATTCGTGTCATGCTTCGAAGAGATAATAGGGAAAATCTAACCAGTAGTGTGGTTTTTGGAGACTATTGTCTAGATTTTGTGAAAAAAACGTTGACTCAAAATGGCCAGCTGATTGACTTAACCTCTAAGGAATTTGAACTTCTTGAATGCCTGGTTAGACACCCGAATATTGTTTTAAGTCGGGAGCAAATTAGAGAGCATATTTGGGATTTTGATTATGTGGGAGAATCGAATATCATTGATGTGCTAGTCAAGAATATTCGAAAGAAATTGGGGAATCCGTCAATTATTCAGACAAAGAGGGGCATGGGCTATGTTTTCAAAAATGAAGAATCAGACTAA
- a CDS encoding sensor histidine kinase has translation MFSKMKNQTKQLSIISKVTLWYTVFVSLLFIVMFVASFIISGTWSDYESRSELEQETVELSTDLDDFESFDDGIYFALYNQNKEFEKGALPSDFDANASFKSGKLSTYSSSQMNYYYYDVYNAKKGKWIRGVRTASGLSKELTLFLISIAILAPISILGMAWVGRRILKRAFVPIKDVTQMAEEITESRDYTKRVSSSYKLSYVETTRLTKVFNDMISSVQSTFEKEKRFNQNVSHELRTPLSVILSESEFGSKYADSLEESKESHTIINRQAKLMKNMTEQILELSKTQKLNWNDLERLSLSSLISEYCQAQERKWAESAIDFKVAIEPNLWIKGEKLLVIRMLDNLLSNAMKFTRTSISITLERVDNQALLKVADDGIGISEDQLNKIWDRFYQVEDSRNKSLNSGVGLGLSFVKDIAELHRAELDIQSKEDVGSSFMIRFPLCD, from the coding sequence ATGTTTTCAAAAATGAAGAATCAGACTAAACAACTCTCTATAATTTCGAAGGTAACACTTTGGTATACAGTGTTTGTCTCCTTACTATTCATTGTCATGTTTGTAGCCTCTTTTATCATATCAGGAACTTGGTCTGACTATGAATCACGAAGTGAGTTGGAACAAGAAACGGTAGAATTGTCTACGGATCTTGATGATTTTGAATCCTTTGATGATGGTATCTATTTTGCACTCTACAATCAAAATAAGGAGTTTGAAAAAGGGGCACTCCCAAGTGATTTTGATGCGAATGCTTCCTTTAAGTCTGGTAAATTATCTACCTATAGCAGTTCACAAATGAACTATTATTATTACGATGTTTATAATGCCAAGAAAGGAAAGTGGATTCGTGGTGTGCGAACCGCATCTGGACTGAGTAAGGAATTAACCTTGTTTTTAATTTCGATAGCTATTCTTGCTCCCATTTCAATTCTTGGTATGGCATGGGTAGGACGTCGAATTTTAAAACGTGCATTTGTGCCAATTAAAGATGTGACTCAGATGGCGGAAGAGATTACAGAAAGTAGAGACTACACTAAACGTGTTTCCTCTTCTTATAAGCTGTCTTATGTTGAAACGACACGATTGACCAAAGTTTTTAATGACATGATATCATCGGTCCAGTCGACTTTTGAGAAAGAAAAGCGGTTTAATCAAAATGTTTCTCATGAACTTAGAACACCACTTTCTGTCATCTTGTCTGAAAGTGAGTTTGGTTCGAAATATGCTGATAGTCTGGAAGAATCCAAAGAATCCCATACTATCATAAACCGTCAGGCGAAATTAATGAAAAATATGACGGAGCAAATTTTGGAGTTGTCTAAAACTCAGAAGCTTAATTGGAATGATTTAGAAAGATTATCGTTGTCAAGCCTGATATCAGAATATTGCCAGGCACAAGAAAGAAAGTGGGCAGAATCAGCTATTGATTTTAAAGTAGCTATTGAACCCAATTTATGGATAAAGGGTGAGAAGTTACTTGTCATCCGAATGCTAGATAATCTGCTGAGTAATGCTATGAAATTTACTCGTACTAGTATTTCCATTACTCTTGAAAGGGTGGACAATCAGGCTCTTTTAAAAGTGGCAGATGATGGTATTGGTATCTCAGAAGACCAGCTCAATAAAATCTGGGACCGTTTTTATCAGGTCGAAGATTCTCGAAACAAATCGCTCAATAGTGGTGTTGGGTTAGGTTTATCCTTTGTCAAAGATATTGCAGAGTTACACCGGGCAGAACTTGATATTCAGTCTAAAGAAGATGTTGGGAGTAGCTTTATGATTCGTTTCCCTCTATGTGATTAG
- a CDS encoding FAD-containing oxidoreductase, whose protein sequence is MLNYDLIVIGFGKAGKTLAAKMNAAGKKVAVIERSKAMYGGTCINIACIPTKTMIVAAEKGWSFDDTMKERGAVTGRLNAKNYKMLADNGVDVIDAEAHFVSNKVIEVVAGDDRQELTAETIVINTGAVSNVLPIPGLTTTEHVYDSTGIQTLEALPKRLGVLGGGNIGLEFAGLFNRLGSQVTVLDAATSFLPRVEPSIAKLAKEYMEEDGIVFEQGVKTSEVKNDGDEVVVVTDKGEFRFDALLYATGRKPNIEPLHLENTDIALTERGGIQVNKHLETSVPGVFAVGDVNGGLQFTYISLDDFRIVFNYLTGDGSYNLETRGAVPTAMFLNPPLAQVGLTEDQARAAGGPVAVKELPVAGMPRGHVNGDLRGAFKAVVNPETKEILGVTLFGQESHEIINLITLAMNHHIPYTDLAKQIFTHPTMAENLNDLFAI, encoded by the coding sequence ATGTTAAACTATGATTTGATTGTTATCGGTTTCGGTAAAGCCGGTAAAACTCTGGCTGCTAAGATGAATGCAGCTGGTAAGAAAGTTGCTGTCATCGAGCGCAGTAAAGCGATGTATGGTGGTACTTGCATTAATATTGCGTGTATCCCAACCAAGACTATGATTGTTGCGGCTGAGAAGGGCTGGTCATTTGACGACACCATGAAGGAACGTGGTGCAGTGACTGGTCGTCTTAATGCTAAGAATTATAAAATGTTGGCAGACAATGGCGTTGATGTCATTGATGCAGAGGCACATTTTGTGTCAAATAAGGTTATTGAAGTAGTGGCTGGTGATGACCGCCAAGAGCTTACAGCTGAGACTATTGTTATCAATACTGGTGCTGTATCTAATGTCTTGCCTATTCCTGGCTTGACAACAACTGAGCATGTCTACGATTCAACTGGTATTCAAACCCTTGAAGCCTTGCCAAAACGTCTGGGTGTCCTAGGTGGTGGTAATATCGGTCTTGAATTTGCTGGCCTTTTTAACCGTTTGGGAAGCCAAGTGACTGTCTTGGATGCTGCGACTAGCTTCTTGCCACGTGTGGAGCCATCTATTGCTAAGTTGGCCAAGGAATACATGGAAGAGGACGGCATTGTCTTTGAGCAAGGTGTTAAAACTTCTGAAGTTAAGAATGACGGTGATGAAGTTGTCGTTGTTACTGACAAAGGTGAGTTTCGTTTTGATGCTCTCCTCTATGCGACAGGACGCAAGCCTAATATCGAACCCCTTCACTTGGAAAATACAGATATTGCCTTGACAGAACGTGGCGGTATTCAGGTTAATAAGCATTTAGAAACAAGTGTTCCTGGTGTCTTTGCGGTGGGTGATGTTAATGGTGGTCTCCAATTCACTTACATTTCACTAGATGATTTCCGTATTGTCTTTAATTACTTGACAGGGGATGGTAGCTATAACCTTGAAACACGTGGAGCAGTTCCAACTGCCATGTTCCTCAACCCACCTTTGGCACAAGTTGGTCTTACTGAAGATCAAGCCAGAGCAGCAGGTGGACCAGTTGCTGTCAAGGAACTTCCAGTTGCTGGCATGCCTCGTGGTCATGTTAATGGCGATTTGCGTGGTGCCTTCAAAGCTGTGGTAAATCCTGAAACTAAGGAAATTTTGGGAGTGACCCTCTTTGGTCAAGAATCTCATGAAATTATCAATCTAATTACCCTAGCGATGAATCATCACATTCCATACACAGATTTGGCTAAACAAATCTTTACTCACCCAACTATGGCTGAAAACCTAAACGATTTGTTTGCGATTTAA
- the mvk gene encoding mevalonate kinase: MTKKVGVGKAHSKIILMGEHSVVYGHPALALPLKDIEVVCQIQAAETPLTLKAQDPLTTAIFSALNYLEIKNQPISYAIKSSVPEKRGMGSSAAVAIAAIRAVFDYFDQELSQETLEMLVHQAETIAHSKPSGLDAKTCLSDKAISFTRNIGFKEIEVNLGAYLVIADTGIHGNTREAVEKVEAIGLDALSDLNQLGELSKKAEHALEAKDQNTLGQLMSQAHNHLKSLGVSCDLSDFLVATALEQGALGAKMSGGGLGGCIIALTSTKDQARTIAKKLQEKGAVNTWIESL, encoded by the coding sequence ATGACTAAGAAAGTAGGAGTGGGCAAGGCTCACAGTAAGATTATTTTGATGGGGGAGCACTCGGTCGTTTATGGTCATCCTGCCCTTGCCCTCCCTCTTAAGGATATTGAGGTTGTCTGTCAGATTCAGGCGGCTGAGACTCCTTTGACGCTCAAGGCTCAAGATCCCTTGACGACAGCGATTTTTTCAGCGCTTAATTATCTGGAAATCAAGAATCAGCCTATCAGCTATGCTATTAAGTCTAGTGTTCCTGAAAAGCGTGGCATGGGGTCGTCTGCGGCTGTAGCCATTGCGGCTATTCGTGCGGTCTTTGATTATTTTGATCAGGAGCTTAGCCAGGAGACCTTGGAAATGCTAGTTCATCAGGCGGAGACCATTGCCCATAGTAAACCTAGTGGTTTAGATGCAAAGACCTGCTTGAGTGACAAAGCCATTAGCTTTACGCGTAATATCGGTTTCAAGGAAATCGAGGTCAATTTAGGTGCCTATCTGGTCATTGCTGATACGGGTATCCATGGAAATACCCGTGAGGCTGTGGAAAAGGTTGAGGCTATTGGTTTAGATGCCTTGTCAGATCTCAACCAACTGGGCGAATTAAGTAAGAAGGCAGAACACGCCCTCGAAGCTAAGGACCAAAATACTCTTGGACAGCTCATGTCTCAAGCCCATAATCACCTTAAATCTTTAGGGGTGTCTTGTGATTTGTCGGATTTTCTAGTAGCAACTGCTCTGGAGCAAGGTGCACTGGGAGCCAAGATGTCAGGTGGAGGACTTGGTGGCTGTATTATTGCACTGACAAGTACTAAAGACCAAGCCCGAACGATTGCTAAAAAACTTCAAGAAAAAGGAGCCGTAAACACGTGGATAGAAAGCCTGTAA
- the mvaD gene encoding diphosphomevalonate decarboxylase translates to MDRKPVSVKSYANIAIVKYWGKADAERMIPSTSSISLTLENMYTETKLSFLPEDATGDVMYIDDELQGEKETTKASKVLDLFRTNPNQHVKIETWNNMPTAAGLSSSSSGLSALVKAANELFQVGKTQSELAQIAKFASGSSSRSFFGPLAAWDKDSGEVYQVETDLKLAMIMLVLTDQKKPVSSRDGMKLCTETSTSFPEWIKQSEQDYKDMLDYLKANDFQAVGELTEANALRMHQTTSTANPPFSYLTEASYQAMDKVRALRASGEQCYFTMDAGPNVKVLCLEEDLDRLADHFRKDYQVIVSRTKELPDA, encoded by the coding sequence GTGGATAGAAAGCCTGTAAGCGTCAAATCGTACGCAAATATTGCTATTGTCAAATACTGGGGTAAGGCGGATGCGGAGCGTATGATTCCTTCAACCAGTAGTATCTCACTGACTTTGGAAAATATGTATACGGAAACCAAGTTATCTTTTCTGCCTGAGGATGCGACTGGTGATGTCATGTATATAGATGATGAGCTCCAAGGGGAAAAAGAAACAACCAAGGCCAGCAAGGTTTTAGATCTCTTCCGTACTAATCCAAACCAACATGTCAAGATTGAAACTTGGAACAACATGCCAACAGCAGCGGGTCTATCATCAAGTTCCTCAGGACTTTCTGCCCTAGTTAAAGCAGCCAACGAGCTCTTCCAAGTCGGAAAAACGCAGTCTGAATTGGCTCAAATTGCCAAGTTTGCTTCAGGTTCGTCATCACGGTCCTTCTTTGGACCATTGGCAGCTTGGGACAAGGATAGCGGTGAAGTTTACCAAGTGGAAACAGACCTCAAATTGGCTATGATTATGCTGGTTTTGACAGATCAAAAGAAACCCGTATCAAGCCGTGACGGTATGAAATTGTGTACCGAAACATCGACTTCTTTCCCAGAGTGGATTAAACAGTCTGAGCAGGATTACAAGGATATGTTAGACTACCTCAAGGCTAATGATTTCCAAGCGGTCGGTGAGCTCACTGAAGCTAATGCTCTTCGTATGCATCAAACAACAAGTACGGCTAACCCACCATTTTCATATCTAACGGAAGCCTCTTATCAGGCTATGGACAAGGTTAGGGCTCTCCGTGCCTCTGGTGAGCAGTGTTACTTTACTATGGATGCAGGACCAAATGTTAAGGTGCTCTGTCTGGAAGAAGACCTAGACCGCCTAGCAGACCACTTCCGTAAGGACTATCAGGTCATTGTTTCACGCACCAAGGAGTTACCAGATGCCTAA
- a CDS encoding phosphomevalonate kinase, translating to MPKQSVNQVTVKTGGKLYIAGEYSVLTAGQTALIQFIPIFMSAEVKKAQTTQLSSDMFDYSVSREPDANYALIQEALNTFEAFCGEKLPALDLSITGKLERDGVKFGIGSSGSVVVLTLNALAAALQKDLSKDILFKLASYTLLKQGDNGSMGDLACIVYEDLISYRSFDREKIAELIDQITLSELLDKDWDYRISPVVPVLQAHFLVGWTKQAAISKDMVKMAKSRISSKYLSETEAAVQAAIKALETGDKNLLKSSLQTVSDQLESLSPDIYVAKLKKLKEAEQGLDAIAKSSGAGGGDCGIAFAFDQASRAALVERWQQEGIELLYEV from the coding sequence ATGCCTAAGCAGTCGGTCAATCAGGTCACAGTAAAAACAGGTGGGAAACTCTACATTGCTGGAGAATACTCAGTCTTAACAGCTGGGCAGACAGCCCTAATCCAATTTATTCCCATTTTCATGTCAGCAGAGGTCAAGAAAGCACAAACTACCCAGTTGTCCTCAGACATGTTTGACTATAGTGTTAGTCGTGAGCCAGACGCAAATTACGCCCTCATTCAAGAGGCCTTGAATACTTTTGAGGCCTTTTGTGGTGAGAAGTTACCCGCTCTGGACCTTTCCATCACTGGAAAGTTGGAACGAGATGGGGTTAAATTTGGTATCGGTTCTTCGGGTTCTGTTGTGGTATTGACCCTCAATGCCTTGGCAGCAGCCCTTCAGAAAGACTTATCCAAAGACATTCTCTTTAAATTAGCTAGCTACACCCTCCTCAAGCAAGGAGATAATGGTTCTATGGGAGATTTAGCTTGTATCGTATACGAGGATCTGATTTCCTATCGTTCTTTTGACCGTGAAAAAATAGCAGAGCTTATAGACCAAATAACTCTATCAGAGCTTTTGGATAAAGACTGGGACTATCGTATCAGTCCTGTAGTGCCAGTTCTCCAAGCTCACTTTTTGGTGGGGTGGACCAAGCAAGCTGCTATTTCAAAAGACATGGTTAAGATGGCCAAATCTCGTATATCAAGCAAGTATCTAAGTGAAACTGAAGCGGCTGTTCAAGCTGCTATCAAGGCTCTGGAAACAGGAGATAAGAACTTGCTTAAGAGCAGCCTTCAAACTGTCAGTGACCAGTTGGAATCACTTAGTCCAGATATTTATGTGGCCAAGCTGAAAAAACTCAAAGAAGCTGAGCAAGGCCTAGATGCCATTGCTAAGTCCTCTGGAGCAGGAGGTGGAGACTGTGGTATCGCCTTTGCCTTTGACCAAGCTAGCCGAGCTGCTCTAGTCGAGCGTTGGCAACAGGAAGGTATAGAGCTTTTGTATGAGGTTTAG
- the fni gene encoding type 2 isopentenyl-diphosphate Delta-isomerase, whose product MTNRKDDHIRYALKYQSPYNSFDDMELIHKSLPTYDLDQIDLSTHFAGRAWDFPFYINAMTGGSAKGGAVNRKLAEVASRTGILMVTGSYSAALKGEEPESFDYRQEFPDIDLATNIGVDKSVDLGIKTVETMNPVFLQLHVNLMQELLMPEGERIFHTWKENVAAYAQKIEVPLVLKEVGFGMDVETIRYAMSQGIKTVDISGRGGTSFAYIENSRGGNRDYLNDWGQSTVQTLLQAQDLREDVEILASGGVRNPLDMVKCLVLGAKGVGLSRTVLELVERYPVDKVVAIVNGWKDDLRLIMCALDCRTVDELKSVDYILHGKLQGTYIKQRK is encoded by the coding sequence ATGACAAATCGTAAAGACGATCACATCCGTTATGCCCTTAAGTACCAGTCGCCCTACAATAGTTTTGACGATATGGAACTTATCCACAAGTCTCTACCGACTTATGATTTAGATCAGATTGACTTGTCCACACATTTTGCGGGACGAGCTTGGGATTTTCCCTTTTATATCAATGCCATGACAGGTGGTTCCGCCAAGGGTGGTGCTGTTAATCGAAAATTAGCTGAGGTGGCCAGCCGCACAGGTATTCTCATGGTGACGGGTTCCTACAGTGCTGCTCTAAAGGGAGAAGAACCAGAATCATTTGACTATCGCCAAGAGTTTCCAGACATAGACCTAGCGACTAATATCGGTGTGGATAAGTCTGTGGACCTGGGCATTAAGACGGTGGAAACTATGAACCCAGTCTTTTTACAGCTCCATGTTAATCTTATGCAGGAGCTTCTCATGCCTGAGGGAGAGCGTATTTTCCATACCTGGAAGGAAAATGTGGCGGCTTATGCACAGAAAATAGAGGTTCCTCTTGTGCTTAAGGAGGTCGGCTTTGGTATGGATGTGGAAACCATTCGTTACGCCATGTCTCAGGGCATCAAAACTGTGGATATCTCAGGTCGTGGTGGAACTAGCTTTGCCTATATTGAAAATAGTCGAGGCGGCAACCGTGATTACCTAAATGACTGGGGACAAAGTACGGTTCAGACCCTCCTGCAAGCCCAAGATCTTCGTGAAGATGTGGAAATCTTAGCCTCTGGTGGCGTGCGCAATCCACTTGATATGGTTAAATGTCTGGTCTTAGGAGCAAAAGGTGTAGGCCTCTCACGAACTGTCCTTGAATTGGTGGAACGTTACCCTGTGGATAAGGTTGTGGCTATCGTTAATGGCTGGAAGGATGACCTTCGTCTCATCATGTGTGCCCTTGATTGTCGAACTGTTGATGAGCTCAAGTCTGTGGATTACATCTTACATGGTAAGCTACAAGGGACTTATATCAAGCAAAGAAAGTAG
- the mgtA gene encoding magnesium-translocating P-type ATPase, with product MSTNKERLIAALQEPLETTLTRYKTHLDGLKEDQVEENRDLYGENVITKGQEDSIIKKIYESIINPFTVILLVIALVSFITNVWLAKPGEEDPTTSIIIVTLVLISGGIRFIQELRSDKAASNLSRMIVNTATVLRDGSEQEIPIDEIVVGDVVKLSAGDMIPADVVLLDSRDFFVQQSGLTGESDAVEKACLAKADGQNLESLLESESLAFMGTNVISGRATALVLVVGDETMMGAIEQTINTYDEPTSFEREMNSISWLLIRLMLVMVPVVFVINGLTDGDWLEAGVFALSVGVGLTPEMLPMIITASLAKGSIIMAKEKVVIKKLNAIQDLGAIDILCTDKTGTLTQDEIVLEYPLDIHGDLDLSVLRRAYLNSYFQTGLKNLMDRAIISRTEREAKKHDIVRDLDQTFHKIDELPFDFERRRMSVIVQDTDGFVSMVTKGALEEMLSVSNYVEYKGDIIPLTDDVREEVLAEVAQLNEQGLRVLGVSYKSQLNENDVFSVEDESDMILTGYLAFLDPPKPSAAPAIKALAEYGVTTKILTGDNDKVTQAVCEKVGLDVTHILLGSDLDTMSDQDLAKAVETTTVFAKLSPDQKARIILSLKENGHKVGYMGDGINDAPSMKVSDVGISVDTAVDIAKETADVILLDKDLMVLEKGLVEGRKVYANMTKYIKMTVSSNFGNIFSLLFASIFLPFLPMAPVHLIVLNLVYDISCIALPFDNVDKEFLKEPHIWEAKSIMRFMAWIGPISSVFDILTYILLYFIIVPMILGHGYVHGSPEAAAFIIIFQTGWFIESMWSQTMVIHMLRSPKLPFIQSHPALSVVVTTLFAAFFVTSLPYSPLASLLKLSHLNGLYFILLFIIITLYMLSVTFVKHIYIKKYKEWL from the coding sequence ATGTCAACAAATAAAGAAAGACTTATTGCTGCTCTTCAAGAGCCACTTGAAACAACCCTTACTCGCTACAAGACTCATTTGGATGGCTTGAAGGAAGACCAAGTAGAAGAAAACCGTGACCTTTATGGGGAAAATGTCATAACCAAAGGACAAGAGGATTCTATCATCAAAAAGATTTATGAATCTATCATCAATCCCTTTACTGTCATTCTCTTAGTCATTGCTCTGGTTTCCTTTATCACCAATGTCTGGCTTGCTAAACCGGGTGAAGAAGACCCAACGACTTCTATCATCATTGTCACTCTAGTTTTGATATCTGGTGGTATCCGTTTTATTCAAGAACTTCGTAGCGACAAGGCTGCCAGTAATTTGTCTCGCATGATTGTCAATACAGCAACAGTACTTCGAGATGGCAGTGAGCAAGAAATCCCAATTGATGAAATTGTGGTTGGTGATGTGGTCAAACTAAGTGCGGGAGATATGATTCCGGCTGATGTGGTCTTACTAGATTCTCGTGATTTCTTTGTTCAACAGTCTGGCTTGACAGGTGAAAGTGATGCTGTGGAAAAAGCTTGTCTGGCTAAAGCAGATGGTCAAAATCTAGAGAGCCTGCTTGAAAGTGAGAGCCTTGCTTTCATGGGAACTAATGTTATCTCTGGTCGTGCAACAGCCTTGGTTTTAGTTGTTGGTGATGAAACCATGATGGGAGCAATTGAGCAGACCATCAATACTTATGACGAACCAACTTCATTTGAACGTGAGATGAATTCCATTTCTTGGCTCTTGATTCGACTCATGTTGGTTATGGTTCCTGTTGTTTTTGTGATTAACGGTTTAACAGATGGGGACTGGCTTGAAGCCGGCGTCTTTGCCCTTAGTGTGGGAGTCGGTTTGACCCCAGAAATGTTGCCGATGATTATCACAGCCAGTCTTGCCAAGGGTTCTATCATTATGGCCAAGGAAAAGGTGGTCATCAAAAAACTTAATGCTATTCAAGACCTAGGGGCTATCGACATCCTTTGTACGGATAAGACAGGAACCCTGACTCAGGATGAAATCGTTCTTGAGTACCCTCTTGATATCCATGGTGACCTTGACCTATCAGTACTTCGGAGAGCCTATCTTAATTCTTATTTCCAAACTGGCTTAAAAAATCTTATGGACCGTGCCATTATTAGCCGAACTGAAAGAGAAGCTAAGAAACATGACATCGTTCGTGACCTTGACCAGACCTTCCACAAGATTGATGAGCTACCTTTTGATTTTGAACGTCGTCGCATGAGTGTCATTGTTCAAGACACTGATGGATTTGTTAGCATGGTGACAAAAGGTGCCCTTGAAGAAATGCTCTCTGTTTCTAACTATGTGGAATACAAGGGAGACATTATCCCATTGACTGACGATGTTCGTGAGGAAGTCCTTGCGGAAGTTGCACAGTTGAATGAACAAGGTTTGCGTGTTCTCGGTGTTAGCTACAAATCACAGCTTAATGAAAATGACGTCTTTAGTGTCGAAGATGAAAGTGATATGATTTTGACGGGATATCTTGCCTTCCTTGACCCACCAAAACCATCAGCAGCACCTGCTATCAAGGCTTTGGCGGAATATGGTGTGACCACAAAAATTTTGACTGGAGACAATGATAAGGTGACACAGGCTGTCTGTGAAAAAGTTGGTCTAGATGTGACGCACATTCTACTTGGAAGTGATCTTGATACCATGTCAGATCAAGATTTGGCTAAGGCTGTGGAAACGACAACAGTCTTTGCTAAGTTATCCCCAGACCAAAAGGCACGAATTATCCTAAGCCTTAAGGAAAATGGGCATAAGGTAGGCTATATGGGTGATGGTATCAACGATGCCCCATCCATGAAGGTGTCAGATGTGGGGATTTCTGTGGATACAGCTGTTGATATCGCCAAAGAAACTGCAGATGTTATCTTGCTTGATAAGGATTTAATGGTCTTGGAAAAAGGTTTGGTTGAAGGACGGAAGGTCTATGCTAATATGACCAAATATATCAAGATGACCGTTTCTTCAAATTTCGGGAATATCTTTTCTCTCCTCTTTGCCAGCATTTTCTTACCATTCCTACCAATGGCACCTGTGCATTTGATTGTCCTAAATCTTGTCTATGATATCTCTTGTATCGCCCTTCCATTTGACAATGTGGACAAGGAATTTCTTAAAGAGCCACATATCTGGGAAGCTAAATCAATCATGCGTTTCATGGCTTGGATAGGACCTATTTCGTCCGTATTTGATATTTTGACATATATCTTGCTCTATTTCATCATTGTGCCAATGATTTTGGGGCATGGCTATGTTCATGGTTCACCAGAAGCAGCAGCCTTTATCATTATTTTCCAAACAGGTTGGTTTATCGAATCTATGTGGTCTCAAACCATGGTTATCCACATGTTACGTTCACCAAAACTACCATTTATTCAAAGTCACCCAGCACTATCAGTTGTTGTGACAACCTTATTTGCTGCTTTCTTTGTGACTTCTCTTCCATACAGTCCATTGGCTAGTCTCTTAAAACTCAGCCATCTAAACGGTCTCTATTTCATTCTCTTGTTTATCATCATTACTTTATATATGCTTAGTGTTACCTTTGTGAAGCATATCTATATTAAGAAATACAAAGAATGGTTATAG